The Salinivibrio kushneri DNA segment GGTTTGAATATCGCCATCTTTGGCGAGCACGCGACTGTGTTTGTCGACGATCCAAACCCGCGATGCGTCGTTATTCATTCGCTCAATCAGAGATTGGATAGCGGCCGAGGGCATCATAAAGCTGCCCAGTGTGGTGGGGGAGCGCGTTGAAGCACTGCCGATGATGGCGTTAAGTGGCCGCTCGAAACCATTGCCGCGATCATAATAGGCAAGCGCCAGCTGCTGACCAATCCAATTGGCGGGGAGTTTCACTTCAATGCTGTACCCTTTTTCTGTCGCTTGCCATTTTGCCGCGATGGGCAAGGGCTGAGCGGGGCCTTCCATCGTGGTCTCATCAGCCCGCTCAGGTAGTCCATTGGCGAGATGAGTGATATGGGCATTATCGCTGTTGCGGGCTTGGCTGAGCGCGACGCGATAAAACGCCCCTTGAGGGGATGTGAGCGCGATAATCAAGTGATCTTGGCTGGTTATATCCCCCTTTTTCTGAGCTGGGGTTGGCGTCGTATCGGTGACATTGAGACCGAAATAAACAGAATCGGTATTGCTGCCGGTGAGCACTGACAACGCCAATTGGTCACTGTGGTAGGGGACTTGGTTAAAAATCAGGCCATCACGCTGGTAAAGGCGTTGATGATGGCGATCTGGGTGCCAGTCGCTCAAGTCGCCATCCAACCTGATGGGGTGGTTAAGACGAAAAGCGTGGAGATCCTTTCCTGGTTCCAGCTTTGAGGGCGTTTGCCGATAAGCAAAGAGCGCCGGTCGGTCATTCATCCCCATGGCAAAGGCGCGAGCGGTGCCCATCAAGGTTTGCTCTTGCCCTTGTCGTAGTACGGTTTCCATCTCCCACACATATTGGTACCCCAGATAGGGCAACAGCAGCAAAAAGCTCGATAGCACCACTATTTTGGTACGGATCCCAGCCAGGTGTTGCCATATGCGACGCGCAAGCGGGTGTAACTTCGCGATCATTCGGGGGCCTCATCCCAACGGTAGCCCATGCCATAAACGGTACTGATGCAATCAAACTGCTTATCAACCACCATGAATTTCTTACGAATTCGTTTAATGTGTGAGGTGATAGTGCTGTCATCCACCACAGCATGTGCTTCATCCATGAGCGCTTGACGGCTTTTAACATGCCCGGGTCGTTTGACGAGGGCGTGTACCATCCAAAATTCGGTCACGGTGAGATCAATCAGTTGGTCATGCCAATAGACCCGCATCCGGTCCAGGTCGAGGTCAAGAGGGCCACACTGGAGACGCCTATCCGCTTTAGACGGGCTTTGTGCCAAAAGATCAGAGCGACGGAACAAGGCGGCAATACGTGCCATTAAATGCGGCAAAGACACATCCTTGGTGAGGTAATCATCCGCGCCCATCCGCAACCCAACCACGGTATCAATATCACTGTCACGCGCGGTGAGGAATATAATCGGCACCGTCGCCGACAAGGCGCGGAGGGATTGGCAAAGGGCAAACCCCCCATCGATTTCATTGCCTAAGCCTATATCGATGATCGCTAGGTCGGGCAATTGCCGCTCAAAGGCCGCCTGCGCGCTGGGCCGGTCTTGGTAGGTATGGACTTGGTAACCCTGGCGGCGAATAACATCGGCGTAGTTTTCTCGGATCGCCGCGTCATCTTCCACTATCGCGATGTGTTTCATAACTCTGTCTTCGTATCTTGCGTTGTGATGACTATACCCAAACTGTGTGCAGAGAAAACCCTCTTCGCGCATGAAACGTCAATTGCCATTTTTTTGCCACTATTGATCGCCAGATTGCCATTTTTACTCCCGCAAAATGCCTTAAGTGCTTGCTGTAATAACGTCATATCAAACAGCACGATTCACCGTAAGCGAGGATAAAATGGATATTAAAAAACAACTGACGCACTCTGTATTCGCGGTTTCAATGTTCGCGGTCGCCACGCCACAAGGGATGGCCGCCAGTGAGGTTGAACGCAATAAACAGCCTGAGTTGATCGGGATGGGAAGCGGTGCCATCGCGGGGGCGGTGGTGGCAGGCCCTGTCGGCGCGGTTGCAGGGGCCATTATTGGCACCGTGATGGGACAAAATGCCAGCTATGAAGATTTGGCCCACGAGCAGGGTGAGACGATTCAAACGATCCGAGACGAGAATCAATCACTGAGTCG contains these protein-coding regions:
- the pdsR gene encoding proteobacterial dedicated sortase system response regulator, coding for MKHIAIVEDDAAIRENYADVIRRQGYQVHTYQDRPSAQAAFERQLPDLAIIDIGLGNEIDGGFALCQSLRALSATVPIIFLTARDSDIDTVVGLRMGADDYLTKDVSLPHLMARIAALFRRSDLLAQSPSKADRRLQCGPLDLDLDRMRVYWHDQLIDLTVTEFWMVHALVKRPGHVKSRQALMDEAHAVVDDSTITSHIKRIRKKFMVVDKQFDCISTVYGMGYRWDEAPE